In the genome of Achromobacter sp. MFA1 R4, the window GGGCTCGCTGTGCAGCCGGATCACGGCCTCGGGGGTCAGGTGGGCCGCGCGGGCCACGTCGTCCAGGTCCGGGCCGTGCTCGCCGCCGTAGCAGACGGGGATGTCGACCTCGCGCCCGCCGGCGTCGCCGGTGGGAATGCCAGCGGCCAGCAGCGCCTGGATCTGCTCGGAAAGCGCGGCGTAGGTGGGGCCTTCGCCGTGTCCGCCCGGCCGGTAATGCACCGCGACGGCAACGAAGGACGGCACCACGTCGGTCACGCCCGGCAGCCGCGCATCGCGCAGCTTGCGGGCGGCGGCCAGACAGGTGCGGCCGATGGCTGCGTCGATCTGGTCGCCGAAGGAGACGATCAGGCAGCGGTCACCCTGGGGCAGGATGCGCCAGCGGGTTTCGGCCGGAGAAAGGGGGACGGGATTGACGTTCAACGGCACGAAACCTGTAGTGACGGGTTACTTGGCGAACAACGAATCCATGTTCTTGAACGCCTTGAATTCCAGCGCATTGCCCGACGGATCCAGGAAGAACATGGTGGCCTGTTCGCCCACTTCGCCCTTGAAACGGATGTAGGGCTCGATGACGAACTCGGTACCGGCGTCGGTCAGGCGCTTGGCCATGGCTTCCCATTGTTCCATGGAAAGCACGGCGCCGAAATGGCGCACGGGCACATTATGCGAATCCACGGCGCTGGTGGCCTTGTGGCCGCATTCGCTGGGCGCCAGGTGAGCCACGATCTGGTGGCCATAGAAATTGAAGTCGATCCATTCGGGCGAGCTGCGGCCCTCGGGACAGCCCAGCTTTTCGCCGTAGAAGGCGCGGGCTTCGGCCAGGTCGCGGACGGGGAAGGCCAGGTGGAACGGCGGCAGGTTGGTTTGAGCGGACATGCAAGGCTCCGGGTCAGGCAAAAAGAAAAATGATCGTTCGGACGGCGCGCCGCCGCAAGCGCGGCGGCGGTAGCACCAGGGCATAGTTTAGGTATTGTTTTTTTTATAGCAAAACGATATTTTTCGAGTCTTAGCATCGAAAATTTTGATCGTGATCAAGGAATTCAAGACCTTTATCGCCGTGGCCCGGGACGGCACCTTTACGGGTGCCGGGGCGCAGCTCGGGTTGACGCAGTCGGCGGTCAGCGCCCAGATCAA includes:
- the pxpB gene encoding 5-oxoprolinase subunit PxpB, which encodes MNVNPVPLSPAETRWRILPQGDRCLIVSFGDQIDAAIGRTCLAAARKLRDARLPGVTDVVPSFVAVAVHYRPGGHGEGPTYAALSEQIQALLAAGIPTGDAGGREVDIPVCYGGEHGPDLDDVARAAHLTPEAVIRLHSEPRSMVFMLGFAPGHAYLGVHDEKLNIPRRPSPRTAVPPGAVAIANRQTVIYPNRLPGGWNIIGATPLVMFDPAREPAALLQPGDTVRFVPIAPDEFDRIRGGRP
- a CDS encoding VOC family protein → MSAQTNLPPFHLAFPVRDLAEARAFYGEKLGCPEGRSSPEWIDFNFYGHQIVAHLAPSECGHKATSAVDSHNVPVRHFGAVLSMEQWEAMAKRLTDAGTEFVIEPYIRFKGEVGEQATMFFLDPSGNALEFKAFKNMDSLFAK